Sequence from the Paenibacillus riograndensis SBR5 genome:
ATTAATCTCCTGTTCCGTTAATCTTCCCAGCATAGAAGCTTCATCATGCAAGTACTTCTGTCTGGCCTCATACAACCTTCTGGCCTCTGAATCCTGGCTCAAATATTGCAGAGTATTCATTGCCTTCTCTAAACCCGGTTCATTCATCTTCAGCACCTCCCAGTATGATGTATCGGCACCTTTTAGAAACGTTTTATTACTGAAAAAATACAAATATTAAAACTTTATAGACCTGATTTCATCTTCACTCAGACCAGTTGCTTTAGCGACAGCCGCATAATCCATTCCCATCGCCAACAAATTTCGAGCTACCTGTAGCTTGCCCTCAATTATCCCGGCAGACTTCGCTCCCTCAATCATGGAAGCTTCATCATGCAAATACTTCTGTCTGGCCTCATACAACCGTCTGGCATCCGAATCCTGACTCAAATATTGCAGGGTATCCATCGCTTTTTCCAAACCCGGTTCATTCATCTTCAGCACCTCCCAGTATGATGTATCGGTACCTTTCAGAAACAACAGCCAATTGATCAGCCCGCCTTCGGTTGGAACGCTACGTTCATCCAGCTTTGGCAGTTCCAGAAAGTGGACCTCAATGTCATCGATCAAGGGCAACCCTGTCCGATCCTCCCTCAGATGAAACACATTATGGTACTGATTGTTCTTCAGGAATGAATAGTTCAGAATGTTAATCGTCACGCATTTCTTCAACTCTGGGTATTTG
This genomic interval carries:
- a CDS encoding Rpn family recombination-promoting nuclease/putative transposase; this encodes MELMPMDLLDPRVDFVFKRIFGSENNKDVLLAFLNRIFTEAGEPPLTEIILMNPYTNKEDPLDKQSIFDVYAKTSEGKLIDIEMQLFNKYDIEKRTLFYWSKRYASQLSEGDKYPELKKCVTINILNYSFLKNNQYHNVFHLREDRTGLPLIDDIEVHFLELPKLDERSVPTEGGLINWLLFLKGTDTSYWEVLKMNEPGLEKAMDTLQYLSQDSDARRLYEARQKYLHDEASMIEGAKSAGIIEGKLQVARNLLAMGMDYAAVAKATGLSEDEIRSIKF